One Thermococcus eurythermalis DNA segment encodes these proteins:
- a CDS encoding DUF4139 domain-containing protein, with amino-acid sequence MNKKFFPLLVSFFVVLLVAVSFQTEKASTSDVTIALYNSASVGVVEETFEVELEEGINEVPLEGLSGFDLAEVSVRPLDDGVSVLGIFGRDESRTGSEVEIGLKGGNVIAGTYLGTRDGKIAVESDGYYLINPEEVVYFKVKDLDESKPYVSLRSEEAGKFRVSVTYRVQGINWESRYRLYLGDEAELRGYVVIKNPTDKDFRDAEVLLVAGDVSFYSQPRPKTLYERVEEASGVVVSSPERAEAFYVYRLGVADITSGSTMVYPYVELNTPFTREYLYESWPYNGERPVYESVSFKTDMVLPAGVVEIFKDTDDGRLFIGESRIEHTPKGDTVRIGIGRDYDVKGTTTVLERDSEGRHYKIRITLQNFGDEAKTVVVRHYKRGEVSLASVQPTAETADYVEFLVTVGPGEKKEITFEYGS; translated from the coding sequence ATGAATAAAAAGTTCTTTCCATTGTTGGTCTCGTTTTTTGTAGTTCTTCTCGTCGCGGTGTCTTTCCAGACTGAGAAGGCCTCTACCAGTGATGTTACCATCGCCCTTTACAACTCCGCCAGCGTTGGCGTTGTTGAGGAGACCTTTGAGGTCGAGCTTGAGGAGGGCATCAATGAGGTGCCCCTTGAGGGGCTTTCGGGCTTTGACCTGGCGGAGGTCAGCGTCAGGCCGCTTGACGACGGCGTCTCCGTGCTGGGCATCTTTGGGAGAGATGAGAGCAGAACCGGGAGCGAAGTTGAGATAGGCCTTAAAGGTGGTAACGTGATAGCCGGAACGTACCTCGGAACCCGCGATGGCAAGATTGCCGTAGAGAGCGACGGCTACTACCTGATAAACCCAGAAGAGGTCGTGTATTTCAAGGTGAAAGACCTTGACGAGTCCAAACCCTACGTCTCGCTCAGGTCGGAGGAAGCGGGAAAGTTCAGGGTGAGCGTTACCTACCGGGTTCAGGGGATAAACTGGGAGAGCAGGTACAGGCTTTACCTGGGTGATGAGGCCGAACTGAGGGGTTACGTCGTCATCAAGAACCCTACAGATAAGGATTTTAGGGACGCGGAAGTCCTGCTTGTTGCGGGGGACGTGAGCTTCTACTCCCAGCCCCGGCCGAAGACGCTCTACGAACGGGTGGAAGAGGCTAGCGGAGTTGTCGTGAGCTCTCCGGAGCGGGCCGAGGCCTTTTACGTCTACCGTCTCGGAGTGGCCGACATAACCTCAGGGAGCACGATGGTCTACCCCTACGTTGAGCTGAACACCCCATTCACAAGGGAGTATCTCTACGAGAGCTGGCCATACAACGGTGAGAGGCCCGTCTACGAGTCCGTTTCATTCAAGACCGATATGGTTCTCCCCGCGGGAGTTGTTGAGATTTTCAAGGACACTGATGACGGGAGGCTCTTCATAGGCGAGTCGAGAATCGAGCACACGCCAAAGGGCGACACGGTTAGGATAGGCATAGGCAGGGACTACGACGTCAAGGGCACCACAACGGTCCTCGAAAGGGACAGCGAAGGCAGGCACTACAAGATTAGGATAACCCTGCAGAACTTCGGCGACGAGGCAAAAACCGTGGTTGTAAGGCACTACAAGAGGGGAGAGGTGTCCCTCGCCAGCGTCCAGCCCACGGCGGAAACGGCGGACTACGTTGAGTTCCTCGTGACCGTGGGGCCCGGCGAAAAGAAGGAAATAACCTTCGAGTACGGGAGTTAG